In a genomic window of Wyeomyia smithii strain HCP4-BCI-WySm-NY-G18 chromosome 1, ASM2978416v1, whole genome shotgun sequence:
- the LOC129717069 gene encoding uncharacterized protein LOC129717069 — MGSKLSPLLAEIFMSNFEVEAEGNKLFPRIWKRYVDDIFALVKERTLTQTLDFLNSRHTTIKFTVENEVEGKLPSLDLLITRKDNNKLKFGIYRKPTSTDRYITADSNHFGGQKQAAFHSMAHRIFNIPMEEQEFLAEKETIYKAAELNGYDKQFVDKILRKHERKKHRRDVTTLIPENEIRRVSLPFYPTITNPLKHTLRRYGINIAHKSVNTLRELLVNLKDKVPQDEQAGIYKIPCKDCDAVYIGQTRRKVKVRLKEHRRAVEKNKTSESSVATHTVSNQHEID, encoded by the coding sequence ATGGGTAGTAAATTGTCTCCACTGTTAGCCGAAATTTTCATGTCCAATTTCGAGGTTGAAGCTGAAGGAAATAAACTCTTCCCTCGGATATGGAAACGGTATGTGGATGACATTTTTGCTTTGGTGAAGGAACGCACGCTAACACAAACTCTCGATTTTCTTAACTCACGGCACACCACAATCAAGTTCACGGTTGAAAATGAAGTCGAAGGAAAACTTCCTTCCCTTGATTTACTTATTACACGGAAGGATAACAATAAGCTAAAATTTGGAATCTATCGAAAGCCAACTTCAACAGATCGTTACATCACAGCTGACTCGAACCATTTCGGTGGTCAAAAACAGGCCGCTTTTCATTCCATGGCCCATCGCATCTTCAACATACCGATGGAAGAACAAGAGTTTttagcagaaaaagaaacaatatATAAAGCAGCCGAATTGAACGGGTACGACAAACAGTTCGTCGACAAAATCCTCCGTAAGCACGAAAGAAAGAAACACAGACGAGACGTTACCACTTTAATACCGGAAAATGAGATTCGAAGAGTCAGCCTCCCGTTTTACCCTACCATCACGAATCCACTGAAGCATACCCTCCGCAGATATGGAATAAATATTGCACATAAAAGCGTTAACACTTTACGTGAACTTCTGGTTAACCTGAAGGACAAAGTTCCACAAGACGaacaagctggaatttataaaataccGTGCAAAGACTGCGACGCGGTATATATCGGGCAAACACGAAGAAAAGTTAAAGTGCGGCTTAAAGAGCATAGAAGAGCAGTAGAAAagaacaaaacgagtgaatccAGTGTAGCAACACATACAGTGAGTAACCAACACGAGATCGATTGA